A window from Drosophila willistoni isolate 14030-0811.24 chromosome XR unlocalized genomic scaffold, UCI_dwil_1.1 Seg143, whole genome shotgun sequence encodes these proteins:
- the LOC6645503 gene encoding cytosolic Fe-S cluster assembly factor NUBP2 homolog, whose protein sequence is MLDKVKNVIVVLSGKGGVGKSTVSTQLALALRHTGHKVGLLDIDLCGPSVPYLLGLEGSDIYQCDDGWVPIYTDESKTLAVMSIGFLLKSRTDPVIWRGPKKTMMIKQFLQDVKWDELDYLIIDTPPGTSDEHITVMECLREVPCNGAIIVTTPQGVALDDVRKEITFCKKTGIKLLGIVENMSGFVCPHCTTCTNIFSSNGGIELANLAQIPHLGTLPIDPRVGILAGTTASVLSELPESSTAEVLKGLVQHLDTLTAQG, encoded by the exons ATGCTGgataaagtgaaaaatgtaATTGTTGTCCTTTCGGGCAAAGGAGGCGTTGGCAAATCAACAGTTAGCACACAATTGGCCCTGGCTTTGCGTCACACTGGGCATAAG GTTGGCTTATTAGATATAGATCTCTGTGGTCCCAGTGTTCCGTATCTGCTGGGTCTCGAGGGCAGTGATATCTATCAATGTGATGATGGTTGGGTACCCATCTATACCGATGAGAGTAAAACGCTGGCCGTAATGTCCATTGGTTTTCTTCTAAAGAGTCGCACGGATCCGGTCATTTGGCGTGGTCCAAAGAAAACAATGATGATTAAACAATTCCTACAAGATGTTAAATGGGATGAATTGGATTATTTGATTATCGATACACCACCAGGAACATCGGATGAGCACATCACTGTGATGGAATGCCTACGCGAAGTACCATGTAATGGTGCCATCATTGTGACCACACCACAAGGTGTCGCCCTGGATGATGTACGCAAGGAGATAACGTTTTGTAAAAAGACAGGCATTAAACTATTGGGTATTGTGGAGAATATGAGTGG ATTTGTCTGTCCCCATTGCACAACATGCACAAACATCTTTTCATCCAATGGCGGCATCGAACTGGCTAATTTAGCCCAAATACCTCATTTGGGTACATTGCCCATAGATCCACGTGTTGGCATTTTAGCCGGGACAACAGCTTCGGTTTTAAGTGAATTACCAGAATCGAGTACTGCTGAAGTTCTTAAAGGACTTGTACAACATTTGGATACTCTAACGGCTCAGGGTTAA
- the LOC6645504 gene encoding gram-negative bacteria-binding protein 2, which produces MWTNTLLIFGLGLIGIGFSLEPIVNRTNSNFWVSFEDDAIKSVLFYAELNQKCPGKYVYAFNSTLSHPWAMQDQLNTNLNENNMRLYTLVNAANNTLFSKTYDITMKTDNSDSNIIKSNNRRKTIVRSTTCTKLSQPIKNPTKICIPTETKMSKNNDNNQGPKCSGELIFDANFINNIDYSIWTPHKCLPNTEVVEYKNDTSVAYIKNNRLHLRIEKHDEEYVEELFRCTSSEPRKIKNWGNNFSHKYIRKGFKATKLHTNDTFSFQNGRIEIRARMPIGDFIMPIIDLTSKYDGNVAIRLAYARGNEKLISTANTDIGGKCLYGGIKFDVNENEKTVEKRSQQHYGQEMHNYTVIWHSDRIIYKLNGKTFGTITEKHMLAKLQEHKFFINLGITFGGTNYFVHQNIHKDTQNSENYFDFNDSTINLEVQVRPPVWKQQELIIESLKVYSTHALEE; this is translated from the exons ATGTGGACCAACACGTTGCTGATTTTTGGTCTTGGCCTAATTGGCATTGGCTTCAGCTTAGAACCAATTGTTAATCGCACCAATAGCAATTTTTGGGTCTCATTTG AGGATGATGCCAtcaaatcagttttgttttatgcTGAACTCAATCAAAAATGCCCAGGAAAATATGTATACGCTTTCAATTCAACATTAAGTCATCCCTGGGCAATGCAAGATCAACTAAATACCAATTTGAATGAGAATAATATGCGTCTCTATACATTGGTGAATGCAGCCAATAATACATTATTTAGCAAAACTTATGATATAACCATGAAGACCGATAATTCTGATTCGAACATTATCAAAAGTAATAATCGTAGGAAAACAATCGTTCGCTCGACGACATGCACTAAACTAAGTCAACCGATTAAAAATCCAactaaaatttgtataccaaCCGAAACGAAAATGTCCAAAAACAATGATAACAACCAAGGGCCAAAATGCAGTGGTGAATTGATATTCGAtgcaaattttataaataacaTTGATTATAGTATCTGGACACCACATAAATGTTTGCCAAACACCGAAGTAGTGGAATATAAAAATGATACATCTGTTGCTTACATTAAGAACAATCGTTTGCATTTGCGAATTGAGAAACACGATGAGGAATATGTAGAAGAACTATTTCGATGCACATCATCAGAAcctagaaaaataaaaaattgggGCAATAATTTTTCCCATAAATATATACGTAAAGGATTTAAGGCAACCAAATTGCATACAAATGATACATTTAGTTTTCAAAATGGAAGAATAGAAATACGTGCCAGAATGCCAATCGGAGATTTTATAATGCCAA TTATCGATCTAACATCGAAATACGATGGAAATGTGGCTATTCGCTTGGCCTATGCGCGAGGTAATGAAAAGCTTATTTCTACTGCGAATACTGATATTGGCGGTAAATGTCTCTATGGTGGGATTAAGTTTgatgtaaatgaaaatgagaaaaCTGTGGAGAAAAGGTCACAACAACATTATGGTCAGGAAATGCATAACTATACGGTAATATGGCATTCGGATCGTATTATCTACAAGCTAAATGGCAAAACCTTTGGCACAATAACAGAGAAACATATGTTGGCCAAGCTTCAAGAGCACAAG tTCTTCATCAATTTGGGAATCACTTTTGGTGGTACAAACTATTTTGTACATCAGAACATACATAAGGATACACAAAATagtgaaaattattttgattttaacgATAGTACCATAAACTTGGAAGTACAAGTAAGACCACCAGTTTGGAAGCAACAAGAGCTAATTATCGAGAGCCTAAAAGTTTATTCCACTCATGCCTTAGAGGAGTAA